One segment of Brassica napus cultivar Da-Ae chromosome C3, Da-Ae, whole genome shotgun sequence DNA contains the following:
- the LOC106388853 gene encoding T-complex protein 1 subunit gamma — MNAPVLVLKDSLKRESGTKVHHGNIQASKAVADIIRTTLGPRSMLKMLLDAGGGIVVTNDGNAILRELDVAHPAAKSMIELSRTQDEEVGDGTTSVIVLAGEMLHVAEAFIEKSYHPTVICRAYNKALEDAIAVLDKIAMSVDVNDRATVLGLVKSCIGTKFTSQFGDLIADLAIDATTTVGVDLGQGLREVDIKKYIKVEKVPGGQLEDSKVLKGVMFNKDVVAPGKMKRKIVNPRIILLDCPLEYKKGENQTNAELVREEDWEVLLKLEEEYIENICVQILKFKPDLVITEKGLSDLACHYFSKAGVSAIRRLRKTDNNRIAKACGAVIVNRPDELQESDVGTGAGLFEVKKIGDDFFAFVVDCKEPKACTVLLRGPSKDLLNEVERNLQDAMSVSRNIIKNPKLVPGGGATELTVSATLKQKSATIEGIEKWPYEAAAIAFEAIPRTLAQNCGVNVIRTMTALQGKHANGENAWTGIDGNTGAIADMKESKIWDAYNVKAQTFKTAIEAACMLLRIDDIVSGIKKKQAPGAGPSKPTIETEGDADNEQILPD, encoded by the exons ATGAACGCCCCTGTTCTCGTTCTCA aggattcgttgaAGCGTGAATCTGGAACAAAGGTTCACCATGGCAATATCCAAGCTTCCAAG GCTGTGGCTGACATCATCCGTACAACATTGGGTCCTCGCTCTATGTTAAAGATGCTTCTTGATGCTGGTGGAG gaatTGTTGTTACTAATGATGGGAATGCTATTTTGCGAGAGCTAGATGTTGCTCACCCTGCAGCtaag TCTATGATTGAGTTGAGTCGTACTCAGGACGAAGAAGTTGGTGATGGGACTACATCTGTTATTGTTCTTG CTGGTGAAATGTTACATGTTGCCGAAGCATTTATTGAGAAGAGTTATCATCCCACAGTCATCTGCCGTG CTTATAACAAGGCTCTTGAGGATGCTATCGCCGTTCTTGACAAGATTGCCATGTCAGTCGATGTCAATGACC GTGCAACAGTACTAGGACTAGTAAAAAGCTGCATAGGCACAAAATTCACAAGCCAGTTTGGTGATCTGATTGCT GATTTGGCCATTGATGCCACCACTACTGTTGGTGTTGATCTTGGACAAGGCTTGAGAGAGGTggatattaaaaaatacatcaaGGTTGAGAAGGTCCCCGGTGGTCAATTGGAAGACTCCAAGGTTCTCAAAGGAGTCATGTTCAACAAAGACGTAGTCGCTCCCGGTAAAATGAAGAGAAAGATTGTCAACCCACGGATCATTCTTCTCGACTGTCCCCTTGAGTACAAGAAAGGTGAAAACCAAACCAACGCTGAGTTGGTCagagaagaggattgggaagtTCTGCTGAAGCTTGAAGAGGAGTACATCGAGAACATCTGCGTGCAGATACTAAAGTTCAAACCCGATTTGGTGATCACAGAGAAGGGACTTAGCGACTTAGCCTGTCACTATTTCAGTAAAGCTGGGGTTAGTGCAATAAGGAGGCTGAGAAAGACGGACAACAACAGAATTGCTAAGGCGTGTGGGGCTGTGATTGTGAACAGGCCTGATGAGCTTCAAGAGTCTGATGTTGGTACTGGCGCTGGCTTGTTTGAGGTCAAGAAGATAGGAGATGATTTCTTTGCCTTTGTTGTTGATTGCAAAGAGCCAAAAGCGTGTACTGTTCTCTTGAGAGGACCAAGTAAAGATCTTCTCAATGAAGTCGAGAGGAATCTTCAG GATGCCATGTCTGTTTCAAGAAACATCATCAAGAATCCAAAGCTTGTTCCTGGTGGTGGAGCCACTGAGTTAACCGTCTCTGCTACTCTAAAACAGAAGAGTGCAACCATTGAAGGAATCGAAAAG TGGCCTTATGAAGCAGCTGCTATAGCTTTTGAGGCTATTCCACGTACTTTAGCTCAGAACTGTGGAGTTAACGTGATCAGAACTATGACAGCACTGCAAGGAAAG CATGCAAATGGTGAGAATGCTTGGACTGGAATCGATGGAAACACTGGTGCAATAGCTGACATGAAAGAGAGCAAG ATATGGGATGCTTACAATGTGAAGGCGCAAACGTTTAAGACAGCGATTGAAGCAGCGTGTATGCTACTGAGGATTGATGATATAGTGAGTGGTATCAAGAAGAAGCAAGCTCCTGGAGCTGGACCTTCAAAGCCTACCATTGAGACTGAAGGAGACGCAGACAACGAGCAAATACTTCCCGACTAG
- the LOC125583356 gene encoding protein BOBBER 2-like translates to MAIISEIQEETRQEENVPPMEPMEVEKPKKESLKPTEPIVPNKGKGLDFEKYSWTQNLQEVTVTIPVPSGTKSRSVTCEIRKNRLRVGLKGQDPIIDGEFFNAVKPDDCFWNIEDQEVISVLLTKQDQMQWWKYCVKGEPEIDTQKVEPESSRLSDLDPETRSSVEKMMFDQRQKQMGLPTSDEIEKKDMMKKFMSQHPEMNFSNAKFN, encoded by the exons ATGGCGATTATCTCTGAGATTCAAGAGGAGACGAGACAAGAGGAGAATGTGCCTCCAATGGAGCCCATGGAGGTGGAGAAGCCAAAGAAAGAAAGCTTGAAGCCCACGGAACCCATTG TTCCTAACAAAGGCAAAGGGCTTGATTTCGAGAAGTACTCATGGACACAGAATCTCCAGGAGGTCACAGTCACCATTCCAGTCCCTAGCGGCACTAAGTCACGGTCTGTCACCTGTGAAATCAGGAAGAACCGTCTAAGAGTTGGTCTCAAAGGACAAGACCCAATCATCGATGGAGAGTTCTTCAATGCTGTCAAGCCTGACGACTGCTTCTGGAACATTGAGGATCAGGAGGTCATATCGGTGCTCTTGACAAAGCAGGACCAGATGCAGTGGTGGAAGTACTGTGTGAAAGGGGAGCCTGAGATTGACACTCAGAAAGTTGAGCCAGAGAGCAGCAGACTGTCTGATTTAGACCCGGAGACTCGAAGTAGCGTTGAGAAGATGATGTTTGATCAAAGGCAGAAGCAGATGGGACTACCAACGAGTGATGAGATTGAGAAGAAAGATATGATGAAGAAGTTTATGTCTCAGCATCCTGAGATGAACTTCTCTAATGCAAAGTTTAACTGA
- the LOC106388848 gene encoding sugar transport protein 6-like, translating to MAVVVSANGNGPAFEAKMTVYVFVCVLIAAVGGLIFGYDIGISGGVTAMDDFLKKFFPTVWERKQHAHENNYCKYDNQHLQLFTSSLYLAALVASFLASAVCSKLGRKPTMQFASVFFLIGVGLAAGADNIVMLIIGRILLGFGVGFGNQAVPLFLSEIAPAQLRGGLNIVFQLMVTIGILIANLVNYFTATVHPNGWRFALGGAAIPAVILLLGSLIICETPTSLIERNKNEEGRETLRKIRGVEDINDEYESIVHACEIASQVKDPYRKLLKPASRPPLIIGMLLQLFQQFSGINAIMFYAPVLFQTVGFGSNAALLSAVITGSINVLSTFVGIYLVDRTGRRFLLLQSSVHMLISQLIIGIILAKDLGITGTLGKAQAMVVVVFVCAYVMGFAWSWGPLGWLIPSETFPLETRSAGFAVAVSCNMLFTFVIAQAFLSMLCGMRSGIFFFFSAWIIVMGLFALFFIPETKGVAIDDVRERVWKPHWFWKRYMLAEDDHQDVEKRTE from the exons ATGGCTGTTGTTGTATCTGCTAACGGGAATGGTCCGGCTTTTGAGGCCAAGATGACTGTCTATGTCTTTGTCTGCGTTCTGATTGCCGCTGTCGGCGGTTTGATCTTCGGTTACGACATCGGGATATCCG gtggaGTGACGGCAATGGATGATTTCTTAAAGAAGTTTTTCCCTACGGTGTGGGAGAGGAAGCAGCACGCTCATGAGAACAATTACTGCAAGTATGATAACCAGCACTTGCAGCTATTCACATCGTCTCTTTACCTAGCCGCACTCGTGGCCAGCTTCTTGGCTTCGGCCGTCTGTTCCAAACTTGGAAGGAAGCCCACTATGCAGTTTGCTTCTGTCTTTTTCTTGATCGGTGTCGGGCTAGCCGCAGGAGCTGATAACATCGTCATGTTGATCATTGGAAGAATCTTACTTGGCTTCGGTGTAGGCTTTGGCAATCAG GCAGTGCCGCTTTTCTTATCAGAGATTGCTCCTGCACAGCTAAGGGGAGGTCTCAACATTGTATTCCAACTCATGGTCACAATAGGAATCTTAATAGCCAACCTTGTCAACTACTTCACTGCCACCGTTCACCCTAACGGATGGCGGTTTGCTCTCGGTGGAGCCGCAATCCCCGCGGTTATCCTCCTCTTGGGTTCACTGATCATCTGTGAGACCCCCACGAGCCTCATAGAGCGCAACAAAAACGAAGAAGGCAGAGAAACCCTAAGGAAGATCAGAGGAGTTGAAGATATAAATGATGAGTATGAATCTATCGTCCATGCATGCGAGATCGCGAGTCAAGTCAAAGACCCTTACAGGAAACTGTTGAAACCAGCGAGTCGTCCACCGTTAATCATTGGAATGCTTCTACAGCTTTTCCAGCAGTTTAGTGGAATCAATGCTATTATGTTCTACGCACCGGTTTTGTTCCAGACCGTTGGTTTTGGAAGTAACGCAGCTCTTCTCTCTGCGGTTATCACGGGAAGTATCAACGTTCTTAGTACGTTTGTAGGGATCTACCTTGTCGATAGAACTGGCCGGAGGTTCCTTCTTTTACAATCTTCCGTTCACATGCTCATTTCCCAG TTGATCATTGGAATCATCCTAGCGAAAGACTTGGGTATCACAGGAACACTCGGGAAGGCACAAGCCATGGTGGTTGTGGTCTTTGTGTGCGCTTACGTGATGGGATTCGCGTGGTCATGGGGACCATTAGGATGGCTAATTCCTAGCGAGACGTTTCCTCTAGAGACTCGAAGTGCAGGGTTCGCTGTTGCAGTCTCGTGCAACATGTTATTCACCTTCGTGATCGCGCAAGCTTTTTTATCGATGCTTTGTGGGATGAGATCGGgaatattcttcttcttcagcgcTTGGATCATTGTGATGGGACTGTTTGCTTTGTTCTTTATACCGGAGACTAAAGGTGTGGCCATTGATGATGTGAGGGAGAGAGTGTGGAAGCCACACTGGTTCTGGAAAAGATATATGCTTGCTGAGGATGATCATCAAGATGTGGAGAAGAGAACTGAATGA